Proteins encoded in a region of the Stieleria neptunia genome:
- a CDS encoding fatty acid desaturase family protein yields the protein MSVDSPAHLANDTDPAPERTPKVASVPPRGDGKFSFAEARSLIGDLTKPNPRIYWTDFLLSIVGGFIALHATLHVPRLFWPAPWVIPVVIVSYLATVLLFMRSIMFIHELVHLPKEGFNGFRFVWNALCGIPLFVPSFLYYPHVDHHRRKHYGTDHDGEYLSLSHHSPWMIVGFIGQALIIPFLGLFRFVVLSPLCWVIPGARGFVHRHASTMVVDPFYERDDPSDKEMRIVVVQEFFCFLIGSGLIFRHKIVTGEWFDPLWIVAYSVAIGLLTLNEVRTLGAHRWTGDGGEMTFEEQLLDSVNYPHHPWISELWGPIGTRYHALHHLFPRLPYHNLGEAHRRLIEGLPADSPYHRTVATSLTAEIKALWRRARDRGKAAQDEPTAMAA from the coding sequence ATGTCCGTTGATAGCCCAGCCCATCTCGCCAACGACACTGATCCAGCGCCCGAACGAACGCCGAAGGTCGCTTCCGTCCCTCCGCGGGGAGACGGCAAGTTTTCCTTTGCCGAAGCACGCAGTTTGATCGGTGATTTAACGAAGCCGAATCCGCGAATCTACTGGACCGATTTTTTGCTGTCGATCGTCGGCGGGTTCATTGCCTTGCACGCGACGCTGCATGTGCCGCGACTGTTCTGGCCCGCGCCTTGGGTGATTCCCGTTGTGATCGTGTCGTACCTGGCGACCGTGCTGTTGTTCATGCGCTCGATCATGTTCATCCACGAACTGGTCCATTTGCCCAAAGAGGGGTTCAACGGATTTCGGTTCGTTTGGAATGCGTTGTGCGGCATCCCGTTGTTTGTGCCGTCGTTTTTGTACTATCCGCACGTCGATCACCATCGACGCAAACATTACGGCACCGACCATGACGGAGAATACTTGTCGCTCAGCCATCACAGCCCGTGGATGATCGTCGGCTTCATCGGCCAGGCGCTGATCATTCCGTTTTTGGGTCTGTTTCGATTCGTGGTGCTAAGCCCGCTTTGCTGGGTGATCCCGGGGGCCCGCGGGTTCGTGCATCGCCACGCGTCGACGATGGTGGTGGATCCGTTTTACGAGCGTGACGATCCGTCGGACAAGGAGATGCGGATCGTGGTGGTGCAGGAGTTCTTTTGCTTTCTGATCGGAAGCGGATTGATCTTTCGCCACAAGATCGTGACCGGGGAATGGTTTGATCCACTTTGGATCGTCGCATACAGCGTTGCGATCGGATTGTTGACGTTGAATGAAGTCCGCACACTGGGGGCGCATCGTTGGACGGGCGATGGCGGCGAGATGACGTTTGAAGAACAGCTGCTCGATTCGGTCAACTATCCCCATCATCCGTGGATCAGCGAGTTGTGGGGCCCGATCGGAACGCGGTACCACGCCTTGCACCACTTATTCCCCCGCCTGCCCTACCACAACCTGGGTGAAGCCCACCGTCGTCTGATCGAGGGGTTGCCGGCCGATTCGCCGTATCATCGGACGGTCGCGACCAGCTTGACCGCCGAGATCAAGGCACTGTGGCGACGGGCGCGCGATCGTGGGAAAGCGGCCCAAGACGAACCGACCGCGATGGCGGCGTGA
- a CDS encoding methyltransferase RsmF C-terminal domain-like protein: MNDEPSDADQHDALQPLVAALGNAAMRPEEFAAFSAALMSRHPSAVRYRADIDPGDVGFPVRPIPWYSLGYQCTDPAVRPSRSLQYAAGDFFIQDAGSMLALAASDADRPPQRDRLICDLCAAPGGKSSALLESIGDGFLLANEPIKSRIAPLAYNLARTGSDRYAISSLDPERLQSRLGGIFDLVLADVPCSGQALLGRGKQSLAAVSKTQIEHSALRARRILASAVNLVRPGGRLVLSTCTFAEAENESQVRWLLDQDGVTAQPLDRLADYASDETGCSYRLWPHRHDCAGSFAASLRCDIDSSIPAESGFRKKRKRGKKQERLPEGCGEWFDALPQRHQVAGAVIWAWPDDAPPWLGSIAAGGPELAYRTGQTWKPSHEAALRRDGVLRASQSIDVDAPTAQLFLSGQPIPCDASGWCVVRHRGRALGWVKASRGTGKNHLPAAARMNVG; this comes from the coding sequence GTGAACGACGAACCGTCTGACGCGGATCAGCATGACGCTCTGCAGCCGCTGGTCGCGGCACTCGGAAACGCCGCGATGCGTCCCGAAGAATTTGCCGCATTCTCCGCCGCGTTGATGTCGCGGCATCCCAGCGCGGTGCGTTATCGCGCCGACATCGATCCCGGGGACGTTGGCTTTCCGGTTCGTCCGATTCCGTGGTATTCGCTCGGCTATCAATGCACCGATCCCGCGGTCCGGCCGAGCCGATCGCTGCAGTACGCCGCCGGCGACTTTTTCATTCAGGACGCCGGATCGATGTTGGCTTTGGCGGCCAGCGACGCAGACCGTCCCCCGCAACGCGACCGATTGATTTGTGATCTCTGCGCCGCGCCGGGCGGCAAGTCGAGTGCCCTGCTGGAATCGATCGGCGACGGTTTTTTGTTAGCCAATGAACCGATCAAGTCTCGGATCGCGCCGTTGGCGTACAACTTGGCGCGCACCGGCAGCGATCGCTACGCCATCTCCAGCCTCGACCCCGAGCGGCTTCAATCGCGACTCGGCGGGATTTTTGATTTGGTCTTGGCGGATGTCCCCTGCAGCGGGCAAGCGTTGCTGGGGCGCGGAAAACAAAGCCTGGCCGCGGTTTCGAAGACTCAGATCGAACACAGCGCGCTGCGTGCCAGACGAATCCTGGCCTCGGCCGTCAATCTGGTCCGCCCCGGCGGCCGGTTGGTGCTCAGTACATGCACGTTCGCCGAAGCGGAAAATGAATCCCAAGTGCGTTGGCTGTTGGACCAAGACGGCGTGACGGCCCAGCCACTCGATCGCCTGGCGGACTACGCGAGCGACGAGACCGGATGCAGCTATCGCTTGTGGCCACACCGCCACGATTGTGCGGGCAGTTTTGCCGCGTCGCTTCGCTGTGACATCGACAGCTCGATCCCCGCGGAGTCGGGGTTTCGAAAGAAACGCAAACGCGGCAAAAAACAGGAACGGTTGCCGGAGGGATGCGGCGAGTGGTTTGACGCGTTGCCGCAGCGTCATCAGGTCGCCGGCGCGGTCATTTGGGCATGGCCCGATGACGCTCCGCCGTGGCTGGGATCGATTGCCGCCGGGGGCCCTGAATTGGCCTATCGCACCGGCCAGACCTGGAAGCCGTCGCACGAAGCGGCGCTGCGGCGAGACGGTGTGCTCCGGGCGTCACAGTCGATCGACGTCGACGCACCGACGGCACAGTTATTCTTGAGCGGTCAACCGATCCCCTGCGACGCGTCGGGCTGGTGCGTCGTGCGTCACCGCGGCCGCGCGTTGGGCTGGGTCAAGGCATCCCGCGGGACCGGCAAAAACCACCTGCCCGCGGCGGCCCGGATGAACGTGGGCTAG